The DNA sequence TGTTCGAGGTTGGGGCTGCTGTGTTCGCGGCTGCAGCAGTGGCTTGCTATGTTCTCTCGGTTTTCAAGAACAAGTGGTCTGTGGTGCTGTATcggctgtttgtttgtttaatggcaGGGGCAGGTAAGTTCCGACATCCAAAGTTCActacctgttgttgttgttgttgttgttgttgttgttgttgttgttgttggtggtggtggtggtggtggtggtgtatgtAGTCACGTTTTGTTGTGTGAGTAGATTGTAGCCAGGAATTGTTGTTTTGTGTACGTTGTTGTCCAGTATTGTTCAGGAGTAGATTGCTGTCAAGCATTGTTATGTAAGCAGTTTGTTCGCTGGACCTTGTAGTAGGAGTACACTCTTGTGCAAgtaagtagattgtaggcaggtattgttgtgtaagtagattgtaggcaggtattgttgtttgagtagattgtaggcaggtattgttgtttgagtagattgtaggcaggtattgttgtgtaagtagattgtaggcaggtattgttgtgtaagtacattgtaggcaggtattgttgtttgagtagattgtaggcaggtattgttgtgtaagtagattgtaggcaggtattgttgtgtaagtagattgtaggcaggtattgttgtgtaagtagattgtaggcaggtattgttgtgtaagtagattgtaggcaggtattgttgtgtaagtagattgtaggcagatattgttgtgtaagtagattgtaggcaggtattgttgtgtaagtagattgtaggcaggtattgttgtttgagtagattgtaggcaggtattgttgtgtaagtagattgtaggcaggtattgttgtgtaagtagattgtaggcaggtattgttgtgtaagtagattgttggcaggtattgttgtttgagtagattgtaggcaggtattgttgtgtaagtagattgtaggcaggtattgttgtgtaagtagattgttGGCAGGTATTattgtgtaagtagattgtaggcaggtattgttgtgtaagtagattgtaggaaggtattgttgtgtaagtagattgtaggcaggtattgttgtgtaagtagattgtaggcaggtattgttgtgtaagtagattgtaggcaggtattgttgtgtaagtagattgtaggaaggtattgttgtgtaagtagattgtaggcaggtattgttgtgtaagtagattgtaggcaggtattgttgtgtaagtagattgttggcaggtattgttgtgtaagtagattgttggcaggtattgttgtgtaagtagattgtaggcaggtattgttgtgtaagtagattgtaggcaggtattgttgtttGAGTAGATTGTAGacaggtattgttgtgtaagtagattgtaggcaggtattgttgtgtaagtagattgtaggcaggtattgttgtgtaagtagattgtaggcaggtattgttgtgtaagtagattgttggcaggtattgttgtgtaagtagattgttggcaggtattgttgtgtaagtagattgttggcaggtattgttgtgtaagtagattgtaggcaggtattgttgtttgagtagattgtaggcaggtattgttgtgtaagtagattgtaggcaggtattgttgtgtaagtagattgtaggcaggtattgttgtgtaagtagattgttggcaggtattgttgtgtaagtagattgtaggcaggtattgttgtgtaagtagattgtaggcaggtattgttgtgtaagtagattgtaggcaggtattgttgtgtaagtagattgtaggcagatattgttgtgtaagtagattgtaggcaggtattgttgtgtaagtagattgtaggcaggtattgttgtttgagtagattgtaggcagctattgttgtgtaagtagattgtaggcaggtattgttgtgtaagtagattgtaggcaggtattgttgtgtaagtagattgtaggcaggtattgttgtttgagtagattgtaggcaggtattgttgtgtaagtagattgtaggcaggtattgttgtttgagtagattgtaggcaggtattgttgtttgagtagattgtaggcaggtattgttgtgtgagtagattgtaggcaggtattgttgtgtaagtagattgtaggcagatattgttgtgtaagtagattgtaggcaggtattgttgtgtaagtagattgtaggcaggtattgttgtttgagtagattgtaggcaggtattgttgtgtaagtagattgtaggcaggtattgttgtgtaagtagattgtaggcaggtattgttgtttGAGTAGATTGTtggcaggtattgttgtgtaagtagattgtaggcaggtattgttgtgtaagtagattgtaggcaggtattgttgtgtgagtagattgtaggcaggtattgttgtttGAGTAGATTGTAGGCtggtattgttgtgtaagtagattgtaggcaggtattgttgtgtgAGTGGATTTTAGTCATGTATCATTGTGTGAGAAGATTGTAGTCAAGTACTGTTCTGTGAGTAGATTGTAGTTAAATATTGTTGTTGGGAGTATATCGTAGCCAAATATTGTTGTGTTAATAGATTTTATCAAGCATTATGGTGTGAGTAGGTTGTAAACAAGTATTGTTGTGTGAGTAGATTGTAGTCATGTATTGTTGTGTGAGGATATTGTTGTCAATTGTAGTTGTCAAGGCATATTGTAGGAATAAATTCGTTTCAAGTATTCAAGTATCCGAGTGGAGATTTTTGGTTGGGCTTTGTTGAGTAGATTTTGTCAGGGTGTGTAATGTGAGGTGATTGCTCTCAGTGTGTGTTGTGCTTGATTGTTGATTGTTGTCTGGGCTTTGTTGTTTGAAAGGATTGTCGTCTGGGCTTGGTTGTGTAAGGTGATTGCTTTCTGGGCTTTTCTGTGTGAGTAGATTGTTGTCTGGTCTTTGTTGTGTGGGTAGATTGTTGTCTAGGCTTTGTTGTGTGAGTATATTGTTGTCTGGGCTTTGTTGTGTGAGTAGATTGTTGTCTGGTCTTTGTTGTGTGGGTAGATTGTTGTCTAGGCTTTGTTCTGTGAGTATATTGTTGTCTAGGCTTTGTTGTGTGAGTATATTGTTGTCTAGGCtttgttgtgtgtgtatattgttgtCTAGGCTTGGTTTTGTGAGTATATTGTTGTCTAGGCTTTGTTCTGTGAGTATATTGTTGTCTAGGCTTTGTTGTGTGAGTATATTGTTGTCTAGGCtttgttgtgtgtgtatattgttgtCTAGGCTTGGTTTTGTGAGTATATTGTTGTCTAGGCTTTGTTGTGTGAGTATATTGTTGTCTGGGCTTGGTTGTGTGAGTATATTGTTGTCTGGGCTTTGTTGTGTGAGTATATTGTTGTCTGGGCTTTGTTGTGTGAGTATATTGTTGTCTGGGCTTGGCTATAAGAGTATGTTGTTGTTTGGGCTTGGTTGTGTGAGTAGAATTTTGTCAATGTGTGTTATAAGAGCTGATTGATGTCAAGGTAGACTGTGTTCTCTGGACTATGTAGTCTGCGTGGAGTGTGCTTGCTGGTTGTTCAAACTGCAGCTTATGTTTGGTTGGCTTCTCTTAGAATAACAGTAAAAGGGTGCTTCATTTCGACTTGAGACGAGGCTATTTTCGCATCTATCCTAATCGTACACATTTAATTAGTAATCCACGTTAGGTTAAATGTGAGACAATCCACGGTTGACTTCAAGAATATATCCCCTTTTTAGAACATAGGAGTCTATGTCTTGACTGTTGTGTTCCAGGATCGGCCATTTTAGTGGGCATCGCGGTATTCGCCAAGAAATGTGCTGGACTCACGCGCTACCCCAAGCGAGATACTGCCGGAGGCCGGATAGACTGGCCGATGGGGCTATCAGCTGTCGCGgccattttgtgttttgtggaCGCAGTCGTTGTGGGGCTTTTTCTTCGGACGAAAAAAACACTTTCAGAAATGAATCTGATGGACTGAAGTGTTGGAGGGCATCGTTAACCAAAGAGGAGTTTATTCTTATTTATGATTGAGAGAGCATTTGACTGATTATAGTGTATTGGTAATTACATGCGCTAAAGTGCCATATGCCCTTCATAGGCGTCCTATGCAATCAATACAATGTGTGCAAACAgtgcattatatattttcataataaacGAGCTATGACACGTATATGCTTAACGAGTTTaatcaacaaaataatataaaagtCGAATGTGTCATGATTCACACGAAGCACATTGCGGTAAACACGCCCTTGGTTTCATCAAATGGTCCCCGAGACTGAGACTGGTGAAATCTCATATCCTTCCTGGTGTAAGGATAGTAAAGGATTAAATCCTTCCAGCCATAGGGAGTTCCTGGTGTAGGGCGTTCAGACTTAGGGCGTTCTAGGGTTACAGAAGTAAACTGCCAACTGAAATTAAATAAGTTTGAACTCAGTGGTTTAGATCCGGGATTGTACGAATCTACCTTGTCCAAAAAGGAGCTATTTCTTCTTTTTAAACATCTCACATATTCTAATCGATCACCTATTCTACTGACCTCGTCAATAGAGCCCTGGAATCTGTCAGCCCCCGTGCAGCCGCCAATTATCAGCGCCCTTTGCCTAGTCTCCAGTGCACCTGACACAATGtacatggtttaaacatatttatccGTGAAAAACGAGtggattggcaaacaagctagaagctTATGTTAATGCCTCTCCAATGCATTTTACAACAGTAAataaccaaagttctaatagaGGATAGTCACATGACAAACCACAGGGTAAATGCACATGAAACTAGTTAATGGTTAAAGTTTCAAAAACAACCAATATTTTTCTTAATGCTAGTAATTCTCAACCccatttagtatcaaatctaagaGAAtcagtgacgaagaggtagacAGATTTTGAGATGGCTAGATTATCAAGagcagataattcactatttccacaTAAGATTGACTTTAAGCTGTATCCATGTTTGTAATATTCTGCATCATTTCTTAGTACAGTGTAATTAGGACAGACAAGTAGATAGTGTTGGGTATCTTCACGAGGAGCGCCACAAGAACGATAAGGATCGTTTGAAAGATGTCGTTCAAATTTATGATAGTTAAAATCACTACAGCCTAGACGACGCCTGCAGTGAATAATTTGACAAAATCGACTTCCAtaattcacatcaaatccaaatgtaTGTCCACGTTGTGGGGTtactttttcaataaatgatttttGGGATTGTATCATTTTAACGTTATTTGGTAATTCCAAAGATCTGCTGTACTTGGTAAGAAGGATCTTGAATAAAGAATTACAAGAGGGACAAGAGTACATAAGTAGTCTGGTGCTTTGTCGTTTATCATTTTATGGAAGAGGGTTAAATTGTGTATACGTCTTCTCTCAATAAGAGGAATGAACTTAGTTTCTGCATATAGTTTGTTATGGCTTTTCCTCTTGTTGCCCCACAAGTTGTCCTTAATGCATCTAAATTTTTCTAAAGTGGTATTCTTAGCAGAGGTGCAGTTGTCCCAAACGTGACTGCAATAATCAGATAACGGCAGAATGGAAGGCTGGAACATAATCTGAAGTGACCTACGCCATAAACGATATTTCAAACTTCAGTTAAACTTCAGTTTATCATAGGAGTAACTCTATCTACAATAATATTCATTTGAGCAGCCCAATTAGCACCCTTTTGAAATATAAGACCTAAGTGTTTATGTTCATCAACTTCATTTATAGGAATCCCTTGCATGAATAAAGGGGGTCTGGAGCTGGCATTCCGTTTTGTGCTAAATTGAATTGTTTCCGTTTAACAGGATCTTCTTTTATTACGTACAAAGATGTGTCATCAGCAAAAAGACGTATGTTAAATCAATATTATCCACAAGGCCAATAATATATATTAAGAATAATAGAGGCCCCAAAAACTGAACCCTGAGGAACTCCTGCCAACACAGGAATATATTTAGAGTTATATCCGTTTATAAGTACCTTCTGGACTCTGTTACTTAGATAACTACTTAGCCATTCCATCACTTTACCACTAATTTATTTAAAAGTCCCCTGTGCCATACCTTGTCAAATGCTTTACTTATATCACAGAACACTGCTCTTACTTCTTTACCTTTAACCAAAACTCTTGCAATAAAATTGTACAAATCCATTAACTGAGAAGCTGTAGAATCACCAGGAATAAATCCAGATTGCATTGTACTAATGATATTATCTCTAAAATAATTAAGCAAGTATTTAGGAACACACTTTTCGAAAACGTTGTATACGCAGCTGGAAAGGGCGACAGGTCTGTAGATCCCACATTCGTTTACTGAACCCTTCTTGTGTAGAGGAATTACTGATACCCTTTTTTCCATATCTTCGGAAAAAAAACTCACACAGGGGAAATGATACTTTAATAGCATCGAGCTTAAGAAAGGTATTTCCAAGCCCGTCTGGGCTTTTCTAGCTTTTCTAGTGTTAAGAGAAATCAATGTATCTTGGACATCACGCTGTGTTAACTCAATACAGTCTAATCTACTTTGTGTTATCATAACTGGGGGAGGGAGCGGGCGATCCAGATCTGGGGCAGTAGATTCTGGATCCTCGTATATTACATTTTCGTGTGATATAGGTGGACATGATATACGTGTTTCCTTTCTTCTAAGATAAGATTTTATCAGACGCCATCATGTCTTACTATCACAGCTATCATTGATAATATTGTctaatttctgaaaatatatttcttttgatttccttACAGCCATACTTCTTTATTTCTTAAATTCCTAAACAATTTCCAGTCACTGGAAGAATTTCTTCGTGTGGCAATCTTATGTTTGCGATTACGTTTACGAATTAGTGTTCGTATTTCAGCTGTCATCCATGGTTTATCTCTGTTTCTAACTGTTACAGTTTTATTTGGAATAAATCTATCGCAAGCATGTAATAAaacactgaagacctgttcaCTTAAGATCCGATATCGATATCGGTTATATCCAACATTTCTTGCCAATCAATCTGACCGAAAAAAAGAGAATAATCCGTCCAAGTCAAATCATGAATAATTGTATATCTTTCTCTTGAAACATGAGGTTTGTGGTTTGCAGCTTTTCAAGCTAACGAAGACtggacaatggtcactacatatagggTCAGTCACACCAGAAGAACATACATCATTATAGTTTGAGACAAAGATTAGATCAATTAATATTCTAGAGTGTTTTCCGTGATCCTAGTAGGTTCAGATATAATTTGTGTAAGGCCGTAAGTTGCTTGTAAATACTCTATACGTTGTTTATGACAAGTGAGATAGTCAATATTAAAATCTCCTCCAACAATCATGTCTAAGTCCAAGTCTACTGCATTACCTACCGACATGTCAATTAAATCCCAATATGCACAAAGTACATGAACATCAGTTATACATATTACCTACAAGGATACAACCCCTCGTCCCCATAGCACATGGAGTACCTGCAACCCTACTTACAGTACCTCTCCCACTTTCTGTGTGACGTCTGGACACCAAGTCACTAGTTGTCTGTATTTATCGACACCCGGTAACCAGTTGTCTGTATGTATGGACACCTCTCAACTGATAGTCAGACGTGAATACTTTCAAAGGGTAAATGCAATGGAAAGTCTTTGTTAATAGTACTGCGGATATTACTACCTGTTGTGTTCTGCGAACTCCAAACCCCAGCGGCTAGCCCTTGCAACACCCCGCCCTGCAGTATATACTCCACCTCCTGCCATCCGCtaacctgaaacacaaccaCCGGAAACTTCATTTCACACGTCCTGCCATCCTCCATACTGTGAACCTCATTCAGCGCTGGacacatacatcacatcctCCATACTGTGAACCACATTCAGCACTAGACACATACATTACATCCTCCATACTGTGAGCCACATTCAGCATTAGGCACATGCATCACATCCTCCACACTGTGAACCACATTCAGCACTAGACAATACATCACATCCTCCATACTGTGAGCCACATTCAGCATTAGACACATGCATCACATCCTCCACACTGTGAACCACATTCAGCACTAGACAATACATCACATCCTCCATACTGTGAGCCACATTCAGCATTAGACACATGCATCACATCCTCCACACTGTGAACCACATTCAGCACTAGACACATACATTACATCCTCCATACTGTGAGCCACATTCAGCATTAGGCACATGCATCACATCCTCCACACTGTGAACCACATTCAGCATTAGACACATGCATCACATCCTCCACACTGTGAACCACATTCAGCACTAGACAATACATCACATCCTCCACACTGTGAACCACATTCAGCACTAAACAATACATCACATCGTCCATTACTCTGAGACACATTCATCATCAGACACATATATGACACCGTCCATTACTCTGAGACACATTCATCATCAGACACATATATGACACCGTCCATTACTCTGAGACACATTCATCATAGACACATATATGACACCGTCCATTACTCTGAGACACATTCATCATCAGACACATATATGACACCGTCCATTACTCTGAGACACATTAAGCACTAGACACATTCATCAAGACACGTCCATTACTCTGAGAGACATTCAGACACACATCACGCCGTCCATTACACTGAGGCACAATTTGCTTCAGACGCATACGCATGCCATCATGTCATTACTTTGAGAGACATTCAGCATTGGACACATGCATCAAGCGGTCCATTACTCTGAGACACGTTTAGCAGTAAATAAATACATCACACCGTCCATTACTCTGAACCACACTGAGCACTAGAAACATACACCACATCCTCCATTACTCTGAGACTCATTCagtactggacacatacatcaCTCCGTGTATTACCTTGCAGCACATTCATCACTAGGCACATACATCACGCCGTCCATTACTCTGAAGCACATTCATCACTAGACACATACATCACACTGTCCATTACTCATTGAGACACATTGAGTACTACATACATATACTCCACTGTCCATTACTCTGAACTACATTCAGCCCAGGACATATTCCAGTGTCAATCAGGAACAGTCAACAGTAAATTTGTGTCACAGCTGCCTCACTATGAAATAGTCAACGCTGATAATATTGTATTACATCCTGCCCAGTTTATTGTTCACATACTGTCATACTCACTTCCTTCGTCATACTCACACAATGTGTCCTAGCCACATACTAACATCCACATACTCACATCCCAACCGTGTCACACTCACAAACTGTGCCATACTCACATGCTGTGTCATACTCACCTCCTGTGCAATATTAACATACTAACATCCTTGTCAGATTCAAATACCGACTCATACTCATATAATGAATCATActcaaatactcaatacaaacaTCCTGTGTCATACTCAAGTCTTCACTGCGTCATACTCGCATGCtgtgtcataaacacatgagTCCTAGCCATATCCAATCTGTGCTATAGTAAAATCCTATGTCATATCGACATGCTGTGTCATACTCACACAATGAGTCATACTTACATCCTGTCTCATACAATGATACTGTGTCATACTTACGGACTGTGGGAGAGTAAAGTTGACTGCAGGGCTGCTGTAGGTTTTACCAAAGAATTCAGTTGTGCTGTCGCTGTTGCTACCGATGTAGATGGATGGGCCTACACGACAGTCACCGTTACATACAAGAGCGTGCCGAGACTTAGGTCCCGCGACCTTGAACCTGAGTGTCACAACCAACGTTGACCCAAACCATGCGTTAGAAAACCGGTTGACCACAAGACGACTCTGGCCATCAAACACAGCACTTCCGTGAGTCACGGTAACTCCTTCGTTTGCAACGTGCACAGAATTCCCTGACATGTCGTCGGTGTTGTCGTCAAAAGGTAGATACATCTCAGGTCTACAAGCTGCTCTCAGTATATAACAAGCAAAATTATCAGTGAAAAACGTCATTCTTATTTGAAACAAACGACATTTCTCTAATAATGCAATCACGAACAGTAGCCCAGATATTTCTCAACGTTTCATTTGTTTCATAGAACAATGCGAAAATACAAACCTTTGTTATAGTTTTGTGGCGCAAGATAGGCACAGCCGCAGTTGCCCTTGCTGTACTCGGTGAAGAGTGGGCATCTGTGGCGTACCCATGTTCCTTGTGGCGTCCACTGCTCGAACACGTGCTTGTCTCCAGGTACTGGACGCAGGTCGCACGGGACGTCTGTGGTTTTAGCAGAAACTGTGCCTTATATAAAGTGACGTAAATAACATTGGAAATTACAACACAGTGTTACAATGCACTGAAGACACTAGAAGGCTGAAAACAGATTAGGTGATTCCAAATATCAACAGACTGGCCCAAATGTACAAACGCTATTGGTTGTGGTTCTGTTGTAGATGTCGAGCCATCCCGACATGTTCCATAGGTGAGAGTTATGGAGAAACGCCTTTTAACATAAAAGGGGTGCGGTGGGCGAGGAGGTTAAAGCCTTacgctagtgatccagcgaggcgGAGGTATCAGGATCGAACCCAACTGTGAACgctggagtcaactttgtgtgtagACTCTATCCATGTTGTcgcaacccctagtgtacagtacatgaCCCTGTGCACCTAAAAGAACCCCCGAATCCCAGATGGTGGCGACATGAATGCGTGCAAAcgcctagttgcgggtacagcaacggacagttaacttggacaaagtactgtgactatgtgtctcaGTCCACCCGGCTATGAATGGGAACCTTGCTTTGAGGCAGCAAGAACTGTGTACTCCCAAGGGCGTCGGGATCGATAATACGATGTTCCGTTGACATTGACATCAAATGATAAAGGGAAATAATACCAGCGCCATGCGAAACAAGCACTAGCtgtgtggatatgtgcactGTATGAAACTCCCATCATCAAAAAAGTATTATGCTATAAAATACTTATAAATAGCACGAGTGCAGGCATAGTTCTACGGCAACGAGACGCAACGCCCCTGCACCAATTGTATAACGTTTTCATAAACTTCCTGGAAGTCTAGGTACCTTTGTCCGACCAGCAGCTTTCTTAGAACGACACCTGGGCCCCGCAGTGATGTCAGCAGCAAGTTAGGCATCATCTGAATCTCACGTGGAAGTATCGTGATCCCCATACTTACAGGACGACGTGCACCCAAACTTTGACTTACAGCTCTAACTGAGCTATAATCAGCAATAACTACCTTAACATACCATGGATAGTTTTTTCCATTAGACAACTAACTGAGCAGGTCACATTCGTCTTGCATGACCCGGAAGTGATATCGTATGACTGGTACAGTGGGCAGCACTTGACAGTGGCACTTCCGGTAGTGCAGTCCCAGTAGTTGCGGCAGTCGACAGACACCGCCCTGCCAGTAGAACATTCATCTGCAAACCAAAACAACAGCATAAATAACCCGGAAGAGAAATACAGACATACCCCTGGCCGAAATCTAAAGATGAAAAGTACGATATGGAACTCTAGACATTGGACGAGATTGTAAATCTGCTTGATCCCCAGTGAAGCTCCTACGTCATTAGCCGCCATTGTTCGAATCTGTTCGAGTAACACTTACAATTTCCCGGTGATTCCTCGCCACTAAACCACTCATGACTTCACGTCACTGAACCAAAACATGACACCCCCCTCCCCGTCACTATACCACCACATGACTCCTTATCACTAAACTACCACATGGCCCCTTATCACTAAACCTCCACATGACTCCTTATCACTAAACTACCACATGA is a window from the Haliotis asinina isolate JCU_RB_2024 chromosome 9, JCU_Hal_asi_v2, whole genome shotgun sequence genome containing:
- the LOC137295978 gene encoding uncharacterized protein, producing MLSVDLVAMLLASLSIAFQLSGLLTPGWWIVETRTTSNQTVKYGIWRTISCVDDDCTEKVTDATGTFAWLQVTKVFEVGAAVFAAAAVACYVLSVFKNKWSVVLYRLFVCLMAGAGSAILVGIAVFAKKCAGLTRYPKRDTAGGRIDWPMGLSAVAAILCFVDAVVVGLFLRTKKTLSEMNLMD
- the LOC137295977 gene encoding uncharacterized protein isoform X5; protein product: MCWWWRPTLLSVAGCHDDDDDDDDDDDDDNKGCADSAVDIPVVPPFNEDPTTTPRSSRTIIVADLSSSNDSHVVSLTDPPITTESTTPSTTGSVATSSSTPSTAAPNSARMTSSFTSTVRITTPVSSTSLSTPTAANSPPATATTTSNSFLTTAAHSPPPATATTTSHSPITTAATSTTITPKITKTTTAATTPLPASASNTTPRVKTTEDICKGCVMTNGVGYAPHPTDCSRFYQCYHNNVSILSSERSCSPGLYWNQAALTCDFPANVQCVQDECSTGRAVSVDCRNYWDCTTGSATVKCCPLYQSYDITSGSCKTNVTCSVSCLMEKTIHGTVSAKTTDVPCDLRPVPGDKHVFEQWTPQGTWVRHRCPLFTEYSKGNCGCAYLAPQNYNKACRPEMYLPFDDNTDDMSGNSVHVANEGVTVTHGSAVFDGQSRLVVNRFSNAWFGSTLVVTLRFKVAGPKSRHALVCNGDCRVGPSIYIGSNSDSTTEFFGKTYSSPAVNFTLPQSVSGWQEVEYILQGGVLQGLAAGVWSSQNTTGALETRQRALIIGGCTGADRFQGSIDELAVYFCNPRTP